The proteins below are encoded in one region of Scomber japonicus isolate fScoJap1 chromosome 24, fScoJap1.pri, whole genome shotgun sequence:
- the LOC128354309 gene encoding venom prothrombin activator vestarin-D1-like, with the protein MFCAGYIEGREDSCKGDSGGPLVTLYKETSFLLGIVSWGKGCARPGNYGIYTRVSNYLEWIHNRTATAGPPANSTDALLHNLTT; encoded by the coding sequence ATGTTCTGCGCCGGCTACATCGAAGGCCGGGAGGACTCGTGCAAAGGCGACAGCGGCGGGCCGTTGGTGACGCTGTACAAGGAGACGTCGTTCCTGTTGGGGATCGTCAGCTGGGGGAAAGGTTGCGCCCGGCCGGGGAACTACGGCATCTACACCCGAGTGTCCAACTACCTGGAGTGGATCCACAACCGGACGGCGACGGCAGGACCGCCGGCGAACAGCACCGACGCCTTACTGCACAACCTGACCAcctga